Proteins found in one Sorghum bicolor cultivar BTx623 chromosome 1, Sorghum_bicolor_NCBIv3, whole genome shotgun sequence genomic segment:
- the LOC8062956 gene encoding proteasome subunit beta type-2 yields the protein MECVLGVVGRDFAVVAADTSAVQSILVHKTDEDKVMVLDSHKLMGASGEPGDRVQFTEFIQKNLHLYQFRNTIPLSTAAAANFTRGELATALRKNPYMVNIILGGYDKDVGASLYYIDYIATLHKIDKGAFGYGSYFCLSLMDKLYRPDMTVEEAVDLVDKCIKEIRLRLVVAPQNFVIKIVDKDGAREYARRELVGDNAPVDAAITVAA from the exons ATGGAGTGCGTTTTGGGCGTGGTTGGCCGCGACTTCGCGGTGGTGGCGGCCGACACCTCCGCCGTGCAGAGCATCCTCGTCCACAAGACCGACGAGGACAAGGTGATGGTCCTCGACTCGCACAAGCTGATGGGCGCTTCAGGGGAGCCTGGTGACCG GGTGCAATTTACGGAGTTCATACAGAAGAACCTCCACCTGTACCAGTTCCGCAACACCATCCCGCTCtcaaccgccgccgccgccaacttCACTCGCGGCGAGCTCGCCACAGCCCTTCGCAAG AATCCATATATGGTCAATATTATTCTTGGTGGTTATGATAAGGATGTTGGTGCTTCCCTGTACTACATTGACTACATTGCAACCTTGCACAAGATTGACAAGGGCGCTTTTGGGTACGGATCATATTTCTGCTTGTCTCTGATGGACAAGTTGTACCGCCCGGACATGACTGTTGAGGAAGCAGTAGATCTTGTTGACAAGTGCATTAAGGAGATTCGGCTGCGACTGGTTGTCGCGCCCCAGAACTTCGTGATCAAAATTGTCGACAAGGACGGGGCGAGGGAGTACGCAAGGCGTGAACTCGTCGGCGACAATGCACCTGTTGATGCTGCAATCACAGTTGCTGCCTGA